A region from the Andrena cerasifolii isolate SP2316 chromosome 11, iyAndCera1_principal, whole genome shotgun sequence genome encodes:
- the LOC143374555 gene encoding alpha-amylase-like isoform X1: MFAIVALFALLSAAVGSSTHKNPHYVPGHDTMVHLFEWKWVDIARECEEFLGPHGFGGVQVSPLQENIVIQNRPWWERYQPISYHWVTRSGSKQEFIEMVRRCNNAGVRIYIDTIANHMSGNYPNAFGTGQSKADTYNFEYGAVPYNHSHFHKLCAITNYNDAANVRNCELTGLHDLDQGLEHVREKIVNFMNEAIDIGVAGFRMDAAKHMWPADLKVIYSRLKNLAVGHGFPRDAKPFIYQEVIDYGNHEAVSKFQYNEVAVVTEFKHGSEISNSFRGNNLLKWFVNWGEKWGLLPSRDAIVFVDNHDTQRSDGPQILTYKSSKIYKMAVAFMLSQTYGIPRVMSSFEFQDFNQGPPQDNHGNIVSPVINADNTCGKGWVCEHRWRQIYNMVRFRNAVNGTGVTNWWDNASNQIAFCRGNAGFIAFNGDNYDMKVTLKSCLPPGTYCDVITGNLENGRCTGKSVTVQHNGDMYVEISSHQDDGVLAIHRDPINPEKHRRKQNDQILSTVWLLKNLRFCTLTRSYV, from the exons ATGTTCGCAATCGTAGCTCTGTTCGCTCTGCTCTCGGCGGCTGTGGGATCAAGTACCCACAAAAACCCGCACTATGTACCTGGCCACGATACCATGGTGCACCTTTTCGAGTGGAAGTGGGTGGACATCGCTAGGGAGTGCGAAGAATTCCTTGGACCGCATGGCTTCGGTGGAGTACAA GTGTCACCCCTTCAGGAGAACATAGTAATCCAGAATAGGCCATGGTGGGAACGTTACCAGCCAATTTCGTACCACTGGGTCACGCGATCGGGCTCGAAGCAAGAGTTCATAGAGATGGTGAGGAGATGCAACAACGCAGGCGTCAGGATTTACATCGACACAATCGCGAACCACATGTCTGGCAATTACCCCAATGCATTTGGCACTGGCCAGTCCAAAGCGGACACGTACAACTTCGAATACGGTGCCGTGCCGTACAATCACTCGCATTTCCATAAGCTCTGCGCGATCACTAATTACAACGACGCGGCGAACGTGCGAAACTGCGAGCTGACTGGTCTCCATGACTTGGACCAGGGATTAGAACACGTGAGGGAGAAGATCGTGAACTTTATGAACGAAGCTATTGACATTGGTGTCGCTGGATTCCG TATGGATGCTGCCAAGCACATGTGGCCAGCTGACTTGAAAGTTATCTACTCGAGACTGAAGAATCTGGCCGTGGGTCACGGTTTTCCCCGAGACGCTAAACCGTTCATATACCAAGAAGTGATCGATTACGGAAACCACGAGGCGGTTTCGAAATTCCAGTACAACGAAGTGGCAGTGGTTACCGAGTTCAAGCACGGCTCGGAGATCAGTAATTCCTTCCGCGGAAACAACCTGCTGAAATGGTTCGTCAATTGGGGAGAGAAATGGGGGCTGCTTCCATCGAGGGACGCTATTGTTTTTGTCGATAATCATGACACACAACGCTCTGACGGCCCTCAAATACTCACCTACAAGTCGTCCAAAATCTACAAG ATGGCAGTCGCTTTCATGTTGTCCCAGACGTACGGTATACCTCGAGTGATGAGTTCGTTCGAATTCCAAGATTTCAATCAAGGCCCGCCTCAAGACAACCACGGGAACATCGTGTCCCCCGTTATTAACGCTGACAACACCTGCGGCAAAGGCTGGGTCTGCGAGCATCGTTGGCGACAGATTTACAACATGGTGCGTTTCCGTAACGCCGTGAACGGAACAGGCGTGACGAACTGGTGGGACAATGCCAGCAATCAGATCGCCTTCTGCCGTGGAAACGCTGGATTCATCGCGTTCAACGGCGATAACTATGACATGAAGGTGACGCTCAAGAGCTGCTTGCCACCTGGTACCTACTGCGACGTGATTACTGGCAACCTGGAGAACGGAAGGTGCACTGGCAAGAGCGTCACCGTGCAGCACAACGGTGACATGTACGTCGAGATCTCGAGCCACCAAGACGACGGAGTTCTGGCTATTCACAGAGAT cctataaatccagaaaagcACAGAAGGAAGCAAAACGACCAGATTCTGTCAACTGTTTGGCTCCTAAAGAATCTACGGTTCTGTACCTTAACGCGCtcttacgtatag
- the LOC143374555 gene encoding alpha-amylase-like isoform X2 has translation MFAIVALFALLSAAVGSSTHKNPHYVPGHDTMVHLFEWKWVDIARECEEFLGPHGFGGVQVSPLQENIVIQNRPWWERYQPISYHWVTRSGSKQEFIEMVRRCNNAGVRIYIDTIANHMSGNYPNAFGTGQSKADTYNFEYGAVPYNHSHFHKLCAITNYNDAANVRNCELTGLHDLDQGLEHVREKIVNFMNEAIDIGVAGFRMDAAKHMWPADLKVIYSRLKNLAVGHGFPRDAKPFIYQEVIDYGNHEAVSKFQYNEVAVVTEFKHGSEISNSFRGNNLLKWFVNWGEKWGLLPSRDAIVFVDNHDTQRSDGPQILTYKSSKIYKMAVAFMLSQTYGIPRVMSSFEFQDFNQGPPQDNHGNIVSPVINADNTCGKGWVCEHRWRQIYNMVRFRNAVNGTGVTNWWDNASNQIAFCRGNAGFIAFNGDNYDMKVTLKSCLPPGTYCDVITGNLENGRCTGKSVTVQHNGDMYVEISSHQDDGVLAIHRDAKQA, from the exons ATGTTCGCAATCGTAGCTCTGTTCGCTCTGCTCTCGGCGGCTGTGGGATCAAGTACCCACAAAAACCCGCACTATGTACCTGGCCACGATACCATGGTGCACCTTTTCGAGTGGAAGTGGGTGGACATCGCTAGGGAGTGCGAAGAATTCCTTGGACCGCATGGCTTCGGTGGAGTACAA GTGTCACCCCTTCAGGAGAACATAGTAATCCAGAATAGGCCATGGTGGGAACGTTACCAGCCAATTTCGTACCACTGGGTCACGCGATCGGGCTCGAAGCAAGAGTTCATAGAGATGGTGAGGAGATGCAACAACGCAGGCGTCAGGATTTACATCGACACAATCGCGAACCACATGTCTGGCAATTACCCCAATGCATTTGGCACTGGCCAGTCCAAAGCGGACACGTACAACTTCGAATACGGTGCCGTGCCGTACAATCACTCGCATTTCCATAAGCTCTGCGCGATCACTAATTACAACGACGCGGCGAACGTGCGAAACTGCGAGCTGACTGGTCTCCATGACTTGGACCAGGGATTAGAACACGTGAGGGAGAAGATCGTGAACTTTATGAACGAAGCTATTGACATTGGTGTCGCTGGATTCCG TATGGATGCTGCCAAGCACATGTGGCCAGCTGACTTGAAAGTTATCTACTCGAGACTGAAGAATCTGGCCGTGGGTCACGGTTTTCCCCGAGACGCTAAACCGTTCATATACCAAGAAGTGATCGATTACGGAAACCACGAGGCGGTTTCGAAATTCCAGTACAACGAAGTGGCAGTGGTTACCGAGTTCAAGCACGGCTCGGAGATCAGTAATTCCTTCCGCGGAAACAACCTGCTGAAATGGTTCGTCAATTGGGGAGAGAAATGGGGGCTGCTTCCATCGAGGGACGCTATTGTTTTTGTCGATAATCATGACACACAACGCTCTGACGGCCCTCAAATACTCACCTACAAGTCGTCCAAAATCTACAAG ATGGCAGTCGCTTTCATGTTGTCCCAGACGTACGGTATACCTCGAGTGATGAGTTCGTTCGAATTCCAAGATTTCAATCAAGGCCCGCCTCAAGACAACCACGGGAACATCGTGTCCCCCGTTATTAACGCTGACAACACCTGCGGCAAAGGCTGGGTCTGCGAGCATCGTTGGCGACAGATTTACAACATGGTGCGTTTCCGTAACGCCGTGAACGGAACAGGCGTGACGAACTGGTGGGACAATGCCAGCAATCAGATCGCCTTCTGCCGTGGAAACGCTGGATTCATCGCGTTCAACGGCGATAACTATGACATGAAGGTGACGCTCAAGAGCTGCTTGCCACCTGGTACCTACTGCGACGTGATTACTGGCAACCTGGAGAACGGAAGGTGCACTGGCAAGAGCGTCACCGTGCAGCACAACGGTGACATGTACGTCGAGATCTCGAGCCACCAAGACGACGGAGTTCTGGCTATTCACAGAGAT GCAAAACAGGCATAA